One Mixta gaviniae genomic window carries:
- the rhtA gene encoding threonine/homoserine exporter RhtA: MSFRSFQTTLTSSQTLLPVIVLLVAMTSIQGGAALAKSLFPSAGATGITALRLGIGTLILSLIFKPWRLRFTAQQRKALIFYGLALGAMNYLFYLSIRTVPLGVAVALEFTGPLSLALFGSRRASDFIWVLLAVLGLWWLLPLGHSLSHVDPLGAALAVGAGACWAIYILAGQRAGADHGPATVAMGSIIAAVIFVPLGVAFAAEGIWQLSLLPIALAVAILSTALPYSLEMVALTRLPARTFGTLMSLEPAMAALSGMLFLGESLNLMQWLGLLAIVLASAGSTLTSRPRGASVAPSGEPAE, encoded by the coding sequence ATGTCTTTCCGCTCTTTTCAGACCACGCTCACATCATCACAAACGCTGTTGCCGGTTATCGTCTTACTGGTGGCGATGACTTCCATTCAGGGCGGCGCGGCGCTGGCGAAGTCGTTGTTCCCCAGCGCTGGCGCTACCGGCATCACCGCGCTGCGTCTTGGCATCGGCACGTTGATTCTGAGCCTGATTTTCAAACCCTGGCGGCTACGCTTTACTGCGCAACAGCGTAAAGCGCTGATTTTCTACGGGCTGGCGTTAGGAGCGATGAACTACCTGTTCTATCTTTCTATTCGTACCGTACCGCTGGGCGTGGCGGTGGCGCTGGAGTTCACCGGCCCGCTGTCGCTGGCGCTGTTCGGCTCGCGGCGCGCCAGCGATTTTATCTGGGTGCTGCTGGCGGTGCTGGGGCTATGGTGGCTGCTGCCGCTGGGCCACAGCCTCAGCCATGTCGATCCGCTGGGCGCGGCGCTGGCGGTCGGCGCGGGCGCCTGCTGGGCGATCTATATCCTGGCGGGGCAGCGCGCCGGTGCCGATCACGGACCGGCGACGGTAGCGATGGGCTCGATTATCGCTGCGGTTATTTTCGTGCCGCTGGGCGTCGCGTTTGCCGCTGAGGGCATCTGGCAGCTCTCGCTACTGCCGATTGCGCTGGCGGTCGCCATTCTTTCCACCGCGCTGCCCTATTCGCTGGAGATGGTGGCGCTGACACGCTTGCCGGCGCGCACCTTCGGCACCCTGATGAGTCTGGAGCCCGCGATGGCCGCCCTCTCTGGCATGCTGTTTTTAGGCGAGTCGCTGAACCTGATGCAGTGGCTGGGGCTGCTGGCGATTGTGCTGGCCTCGGCGGGATCCACTCTAACCAGCCGGCCGCGCGGCGCTTCGGTGGCGCCTTCGGGTGAACCGGCCGAATAA
- a CDS encoding diguanylate cyclase domain-containing protein: MDGRARIFGYASLKSYPLVVTAGYDRQQVRQDWIADSIGFVLLNLVLLALLFLLGFIILHHIRLNLRNQQELTRVRDQLTSMNRTLQGLAMLDGLTGLANRRQLDWFLPRAMERALKLRSPLTVMLLDIDAFKAYNDNYGHLAGDECLRQVGACLKQQLQYSEAFVARYGGEEFIIVVGDKTQPEAHLLALQAVRAVAALELPHEKSSVAEKVVTISVGMHWQPRVLPDVTPAALIAQADAALYQAKHRGKNQVWISNMPSLAEEQ; the protein is encoded by the coding sequence GTGGACGGGCGGGCACGTATTTTCGGTTACGCCAGCCTGAAGAGCTATCCGCTGGTGGTGACGGCAGGCTACGATCGCCAACAGGTGCGCCAGGACTGGATTGCCGACTCCATCGGCTTTGTGCTGCTGAACCTGGTGCTGCTGGCGCTGCTGTTTCTGCTGGGCTTTATCATTCTGCACCATATCCGGCTAAACCTGCGCAATCAGCAGGAGCTGACGCGCGTACGCGATCAGCTCACCAGCATGAACCGCACCCTGCAGGGTCTGGCGATGCTGGATGGCCTGACCGGGCTGGCTAACCGCCGCCAGCTGGACTGGTTTCTGCCGCGCGCGATGGAGCGTGCGCTAAAGCTGCGCTCGCCGCTGACGGTGATGCTGCTCGATATCGATGCGTTCAAAGCCTATAACGATAATTACGGCCATCTGGCGGGCGATGAATGCCTGCGCCAGGTCGGCGCCTGCCTGAAGCAGCAGCTGCAGTACAGCGAAGCCTTTGTCGCCCGCTACGGCGGCGAGGAATTTATTATCGTGGTCGGCGATAAAACGCAGCCGGAAGCGCATCTGCTGGCGCTGCAGGCGGTGCGCGCGGTGGCGGCGCTGGAGCTGCCCCATGAGAAAAGCAGCGTAGCGGAAAAAGTGGTAACGATTAGCGTCGGCATGCACTGGCAGCCGCGCGTGCTGCCCGATGTCACGCCCGCCGCGCTGATCGCGCAGGCGGATGCGGCGCTCTATCAGGCCAAACATCGCGGGAAAAATCAGGTGTGGATCAGCAATATGCCATCGCTGGCGGAGGAACAATAA
- the mntR gene encoding manganese-binding transcriptional regulator MntR, whose translation MSRRAKPAPARVNGPLKEIEEHVEGFRQVREAHRRELIDDYVELISDLIREFGEARQVDMAARLGVSQPTVAKMLKRLGSAGLVEQVPYRGVFLTPEGETLAEESRARHHVVETFLLALGISPDTARRDAEGIEHHVSDETLSVFRQFYESR comes from the coding sequence ATGAGTCGTCGCGCAAAGCCCGCCCCCGCCAGGGTCAACGGGCCGTTAAAAGAGATAGAAGAGCATGTCGAGGGGTTCCGACAGGTTCGCGAAGCGCATCGCCGTGAATTAATTGATGACTATGTTGAGCTGATCTCCGATCTGATTCGCGAGTTCGGCGAGGCGCGCCAGGTTGATATGGCCGCGCGTCTCGGCGTTTCGCAGCCGACGGTGGCGAAAATGCTGAAGCGGCTCGGCAGCGCCGGGCTGGTGGAGCAGGTGCCTTATCGCGGCGTGTTTCTGACGCCGGAAGGCGAGACGCTGGCGGAAGAGAGCCGCGCGCGCCATCATGTGGTGGAGACTTTTTTGCTGGCGCTGGGCATCAGCCCCGATACCGCGCGACGCGACGCGGAAGGCATCGAGCATCACGTCAGCGATGAAACCCTCAGCGTTTTCCGTCAATTCTACGAAAGTCGTTAA
- a CDS encoding efflux transporter outer membrane subunit, with protein MNVTRQFIRSRPGLLALSLLLAGCAVGPDYQPPQAHTPGSWRDLPSQAASRPQPGAPSASWWQSFNDPQLNSLIDRAIAGNLSLQQAVLRIAGAREQLAQARGGLFPAVNGNASARRQQLGARGMLEANGALDQVDQNAPELRSSLDSLTQPISLYQGSFDASWELDLWGRVRRQVEAADAQQQESIESRNDALVSLEAEVARAYLQLRGAQSVTRTLQTQIDVAQQTLELTQSQQRNGLAPQLDVENARAQLSSLRAQLPQYQAQARQAMNGLAVLIGKPPGALDAELMRDRPLPALPAAVPVGIPSTLARRRPDIRQAEANLHAATANIGVSVAQLFPSLSLTGQLGVRNTDASYLDNWSSHFYSYGPALSIPIFQGGRLVSSVKLSRAQQASSALNYRQTVLTALQDVENALVSYRTDQERVTQLDETVSALQSSFDLASDSYRKGLSTFLDVLDAQRQLSQAKQQAEQARVQSSLDLVALYKALGGGWEHYQNVQLPDYSVFGPATPAS; from the coding sequence ATGAATGTTACCAGGCAGTTCATCCGTTCCCGTCCCGGCCTGCTGGCGCTTTCGCTGCTGCTGGCGGGCTGCGCGGTCGGTCCCGACTACCAGCCGCCGCAGGCGCACACGCCCGGCAGCTGGCGCGATCTCCCTTCACAGGCGGCGTCGCGCCCGCAGCCCGGCGCGCCCAGCGCCAGCTGGTGGCAAAGTTTTAACGACCCGCAGCTTAACAGCCTGATCGATCGTGCCATCGCCGGCAACCTGTCGCTGCAGCAGGCAGTATTGCGCATCGCCGGCGCGCGCGAGCAGCTGGCACAGGCGCGCGGCGGGCTGTTTCCTGCGGTGAACGGCAATGCCTCGGCACGGCGTCAGCAGCTGGGCGCAAGAGGGATGCTGGAAGCGAATGGCGCCCTGGACCAGGTTGATCAAAACGCGCCGGAGCTGCGTTCGTCGCTCGACAGCCTGACGCAGCCGATCAGCCTTTATCAGGGCAGCTTTGACGCCTCGTGGGAGCTGGATCTCTGGGGCAGGGTGCGCCGTCAGGTGGAAGCGGCGGATGCCCAGCAGCAGGAATCGATCGAGAGCCGCAACGATGCGCTGGTCTCGCTGGAGGCGGAGGTGGCGCGCGCCTATTTACAGCTGCGCGGCGCGCAGTCGGTAACGCGTACCCTGCAGACGCAGATCGACGTGGCCCAGCAGACGCTGGAGCTGACGCAGAGCCAGCAACGCAACGGGCTGGCACCGCAGCTGGATGTAGAGAACGCCCGCGCTCAGCTTAGCTCGCTGCGCGCGCAGCTGCCGCAGTATCAGGCGCAGGCGCGCCAGGCGATGAACGGCCTCGCGGTCCTGATCGGCAAGCCGCCGGGAGCGCTGGACGCCGAGCTGATGCGCGACAGGCCGCTGCCCGCGCTGCCGGCGGCAGTCCCGGTGGGCATTCCCTCCACCCTGGCGCGCCGTCGTCCCGATATTCGCCAGGCGGAAGCGAACCTGCACGCCGCTACCGCCAATATCGGCGTCTCGGTGGCGCAGCTGTTCCCCAGCCTGTCGCTGACCGGCCAGCTGGGCGTGCGCAATACCGACGCCTCCTATCTCGATAACTGGAGCAGCCACTTCTACAGCTACGGTCCGGCATTGTCGATCCCGATTTTTCAGGGCGGCAGGCTGGTTTCCAGCGTGAAGCTGTCGCGCGCGCAGCAGGCCAGTTCGGCGCTAAACTATCGCCAGACGGTGCTGACGGCGTTGCAGGATGTGGAGAACGCGCTGGTCAGCTACCGCACCGATCAGGAGCGGGTGACGCAGCTGGATGAAACGGTCAGCGCGCTGCAGAGCAGTTTCGATCTGGCCAGCGACAGCTACAGGAAAGGGCTGTCGACCTTCCTTGATGTGCTGGATGCGCAGCGCCAGCTGTCACAGGCGAAGCAGCAGGCGGAGCAGGCGCGGGTGCAGAGCAGCCTTGACCTGGTCGCGCTCTATAAGGCGCTTGGCGGCGGCTGGGAGCATTACCAGAATGTGCAGCTGCCTGACTATTCGGTGTTTGGCCCGGCGACGCCCGCCAGCTAA
- a CDS encoding PDC sensor domain-containing protein yields MNQESDGASKPVLRQMMLVFLFVISGTVIAIDSWTLWNSWQRTLHLTEENARNLSVSLSRQAEDTFLQIDLTLRDIRDRINENGVETQKAYLHQLLHTRKAALSPLDNILIFNEEGNPQVSSDYPVPRRANNADREYFRFHRDAIKSELHIGAVIRSRITGRLVIPVSTRLSYPDGRFRGVVMAGIRLDYFRQVYDYYNLGDRDLMALMKRDGHLLYIRPYSDALINQNISLSPLFTELLKNTPAARLSIARRWTGGHVFSVTPA; encoded by the coding sequence ATGAATCAAGAGAGCGACGGCGCGTCAAAGCCCGTGCTGCGCCAGATGATGCTGGTGTTTCTGTTCGTTATCAGCGGCACGGTCATCGCCATTGACAGCTGGACGCTGTGGAACAGCTGGCAGCGCACGCTGCACCTGACGGAGGAGAACGCGCGCAACCTGTCAGTTTCCCTTTCCCGCCAGGCGGAAGACACCTTTCTGCAGATTGATCTGACGCTGCGCGATATTCGCGATCGCATCAATGAAAACGGCGTCGAAACGCAGAAAGCCTATCTGCATCAGCTGCTGCATACCCGCAAGGCGGCGCTGTCGCCGCTCGACAATATCCTGATTTTCAATGAAGAGGGTAATCCTCAGGTTTCGTCCGATTATCCGGTGCCGCGCCGCGCCAATAACGCTGACCGGGAATATTTTCGCTTTCATCGCGACGCGATAAAGAGCGAACTGCATATCGGCGCGGTGATCCGCAGCCGTATCACCGGCCGGCTGGTGATCCCGGTCTCCACCCGCCTGAGCTATCCCGACGGCCGCTTTCGCGGCGTGGTGATGGCCGGCATCCGCCTCGACTATTTCCGCCAGGTGTACGATTACTATAACCTCGGCGACCGCGATCTGATGGCGCTGATGAAGCGGGACGGCCATCTGCTCTATATCCGTCCCTACAGCGATGCGCTGATCAATCAGAATATTTCGCTCAGCCCGCTGTTTACCGAACTGCTGAAAAACACCCCAGCGGCGCGGCTATCTATCGCGCGGCGGTGGACGGGCGGGCACGTATTTTCGGTTACGCCAGCCTGA
- the ompX gene encoding outer membrane protein OmpX: protein MKKIACLSALACVLAVTAGSAMAQSTVTGGYAQSDMQGVANKANGFNLKYRYEDGSNPLGWIGSFTYTEKDRSEDGFYNKGQYYSITGGPAYRFNDWASIYGVVGIGYGKFQQNEQAVRNKTDSSDVGFSYGAGLQFNPYENFAIDVGYEQSRIRSVDVGTWIAGVGYSF, encoded by the coding sequence ATGAAAAAAATTGCATGTCTTTCAGCACTGGCTTGTGTACTGGCAGTTACTGCCGGTTCCGCAATGGCGCAAAGCACCGTTACTGGCGGTTACGCTCAGAGCGATATGCAGGGCGTTGCGAACAAAGCTAACGGCTTCAACCTGAAATATCGTTACGAAGACGGTTCTAACCCGCTGGGTTGGATCGGTTCTTTCACCTACACCGAGAAAGATCGTAGCGAAGATGGCTTTTACAACAAAGGCCAGTACTACAGCATCACCGGTGGTCCGGCTTACCGTTTCAACGACTGGGCGAGCATCTACGGCGTAGTAGGTATCGGCTACGGTAAATTCCAGCAGAACGAGCAGGCTGTACGTAACAAAACTGACTCCAGCGATGTTGGTTTCTCTTACGGCGCTGGTCTGCAGTTCAACCCGTATGAAAACTTCGCTATCGACGTAGGTTACGAGCAGAGCCGTATCCGCAGCGTTGACGTTGGCACCTGGATCGCAGGCGTCGGCTACAGCTTCTAA
- a CDS encoding SLC13 family permease, translated as MATLIKPFLHDRLLHLLLLLGLLLACFAPFHWRDLPAAIDWHTIVTLCGLLMLTRGIEASGYFDVLGRKLIRRFRHERALALFMVAGAALLSTFLTNDVALFILVPLTLTLRQATTLPVTRLIIFEALAVNAGSMLTPIGNPQNILLWGKGGVSFGAFMWQMLPPTAFIMLSLMLLTAFSFRPRAIQQQAQQPVSWQRSLLWLSVALYLMFIAALELKLAAWALLAIAGAYLLLARRVLLQIDWSLLVVFMAMFVDVHLLTRLPALQQGMQSLAQAGEGVHFLLALGLSQAISNVPATILLLQFLPANALLAWAVNIGGFGLLPGSLANLIALRMAQDRRIWWQFHLFSVPMLAWAALSGWLLWLLLR; from the coding sequence ATGGCAACCTTAATTAAGCCGTTCCTGCACGATCGTCTTCTGCATTTGCTGCTGCTGTTGGGGCTGCTACTGGCCTGCTTCGCGCCTTTTCACTGGCGCGATCTGCCCGCCGCCATCGACTGGCATACCATCGTAACGCTGTGCGGCCTGCTGATGCTGACGCGCGGCATTGAGGCCAGCGGCTATTTCGACGTGCTGGGGCGTAAGCTGATCCGTCGCTTTCGCCATGAACGCGCGCTGGCGCTGTTTATGGTGGCCGGCGCCGCGCTGCTCTCCACCTTTCTGACCAACGACGTGGCGCTGTTTATTCTGGTGCCCCTTACCCTGACGCTGCGCCAGGCGACCACGCTGCCGGTGACGCGACTGATCATTTTCGAGGCGCTGGCGGTGAATGCCGGCTCGATGCTGACGCCGATCGGCAACCCGCAAAACATTCTGCTGTGGGGGAAGGGCGGCGTCAGCTTCGGCGCTTTTATGTGGCAGATGCTGCCGCCCACCGCCTTTATTATGCTGAGCCTGATGCTGCTGACCGCGTTTTCCTTTCGGCCGCGCGCGATTCAACAGCAGGCGCAGCAGCCGGTCAGCTGGCAGCGTTCACTGCTGTGGCTTAGCGTCGCGCTTTACCTGATGTTTATCGCGGCGCTGGAGCTGAAGCTGGCGGCATGGGCGCTGCTGGCGATCGCCGGCGCCTACCTGCTGCTGGCGCGCCGGGTATTGCTGCAGATCGACTGGAGCCTGCTGGTGGTCTTTATGGCGATGTTCGTCGACGTACACCTGCTGACACGGCTGCCCGCGCTGCAGCAGGGGATGCAGTCGCTGGCGCAGGCGGGCGAGGGCGTGCATTTCCTGCTGGCGCTGGGGCTGTCGCAGGCGATCAGCAACGTGCCGGCAACCATCCTGTTGCTGCAGTTCCTGCCCGCCAACGCGCTGCTGGCCTGGGCGGTCAATATCGGCGGCTTCGGCCTGCTGCCCGGTTCGCTCGCCAACCTGATCGCGCTGCGCATGGCGCAGGACAGGCGTATCTGGTGGCAGTTCCACCTCTTCTCGGTGCCGATGCTGGCGTGGGCGGCCCTTTCCGGCTGGCTGCTTTGGCTGCTGCTGCGCTAA
- a CDS encoding HlyD family secretion protein yields MTQANKTPSDDEKAQQDTDAQQNQEQQDDDKPRKRPGKKPLIILGIVVVVMLIVAFFFWFTTRNEETTDDAFTEGNAVTIAAKTSGYVVKLLVNDNQRVKKGDLLLTIDPRDTAAQRDQAKAQLALAEAQLHQAEAQLALSRVQYPAQRDQALAQQAQAEANLLNAQSDYRRLRGVDPRATSQRNIDTASAQLRSAQAQLQSAKAQVEVASQVSLQIRQQETNVEARRQQVEQAKAQLNTAELNLSYTEVRAPYDGFVTKRNVQTGTLVQAGSSLFSLVSPDIWVTANFKESQLERMNPGDRVTISVDAWPDMELEGHVDSIQMGSGSRFSTFPAENATGNFVKIVQRVPVKIVIDKGLDPNKPLPLGLSVVPKVTVE; encoded by the coding sequence ATGACGCAAGCAAACAAGACGCCTTCAGATGATGAAAAAGCGCAGCAGGACACCGATGCGCAGCAAAATCAGGAGCAGCAGGATGATGACAAGCCGCGTAAGCGGCCCGGAAAAAAACCGCTGATCATTCTTGGCATTGTGGTCGTCGTGATGCTGATTGTGGCGTTTTTCTTCTGGTTTACCACGCGCAATGAGGAGACCACCGACGACGCCTTTACCGAAGGCAACGCGGTCACCATTGCGGCGAAAACCTCCGGCTACGTGGTGAAGCTGCTGGTAAACGATAACCAGCGGGTGAAAAAAGGCGATCTGCTGCTGACCATTGATCCGCGCGACACTGCCGCGCAGCGCGATCAGGCTAAAGCGCAGCTGGCGCTGGCTGAGGCGCAGCTACATCAGGCGGAAGCGCAGCTGGCGCTGTCGCGCGTACAGTATCCGGCGCAGCGCGATCAGGCGCTGGCGCAGCAGGCGCAGGCGGAAGCCAACCTGCTGAACGCCCAGTCGGACTATCGCCGCCTGCGCGGCGTGGATCCGCGCGCCACTTCCCAGCGCAATATCGACACCGCCAGCGCGCAGCTGCGGTCCGCTCAGGCGCAGCTGCAGAGCGCAAAGGCGCAGGTGGAAGTGGCATCGCAGGTGTCGCTGCAGATCCGCCAGCAGGAGACCAACGTTGAGGCTCGCCGGCAGCAGGTCGAGCAGGCGAAAGCGCAGCTCAATACCGCTGAACTGAATCTCTCTTATACGGAGGTGCGCGCCCCTTACGACGGCTTCGTCACCAAACGTAACGTGCAGACCGGCACCCTGGTGCAGGCGGGCAGCTCGCTCTTCTCGCTGGTGTCGCCCGATATCTGGGTTACCGCCAACTTTAAAGAGTCGCAGCTGGAACGTATGAATCCCGGTGACAGGGTCACAATTAGCGTGGATGCCTGGCCTGATATGGAACTTGAAGGCCATGTCGATAGCATTCAGATGGGTTCCGGCTCGCGCTTCTCTACTTTCCCGGCGGAAAACGCCACCGGCAACTTCGTGAAAATCGTCCAGCGCGTGCCGGTGAAAATCGTCATCGATAAAGGGCTGGATCCGAACAAACCGCTGCCGCTGGGACTCTCCGTGGTGCCTAAGGTTACGGTGGAATGA
- a CDS encoding ABC-F family ATPase, whose amino-acid sequence MLVSSNVTMQFGSKPLFENISVKFGGGNRYGLIGANGSGKSTFMKILGGDLTPTAGNVSCDPNERIGKLRQDQFAFEKFSVLDTVIMGHDELWQVKQERDRIYALPEMSEEDGYKVADLEVLYGEMDGYTAEARAGELLMGVGIPMEQHYGPMSEVAPGWKLRVLLAQALFSNPDILLLDEPTNNLDIDTIRWLEQVLNERDSTMIIISHDRHFLNMVCTHMADLDYGELRIYPGNYDEYMTAATQARERLLSDNAKKKAQIAELQSFVSRFSANASKSRQATSRAKQIDKIKLDEVKASSRQNPFIRFEQDKKLFRNALEVEALTKGFDNGPLFRDLNMLLEVGEKLAVLGTNGVGKTTLLKTLVGELMPESGSVKWSENTRIGYYAQDHAEEFDNDLSVFDWMSQWKQEGDDEQAVRSILGRLLFSQDEIKKPAKVLSGGEKGRMLFGKLMMQRPNILIMDEPTNHLDMESIESLNMALEAYQGTLIFVSHDREFVSSLATRVMEITPERVIDFSGSYEDYLRSRGVQ is encoded by the coding sequence GTGCTAGTTTCCAGCAACGTTACCATGCAGTTTGGCAGCAAACCGCTGTTTGAAAATATCTCCGTCAAGTTCGGCGGCGGCAACCGCTACGGCCTGATCGGCGCCAACGGCAGCGGTAAATCGACCTTTATGAAAATCCTCGGCGGCGATCTGACGCCCACCGCCGGCAACGTCTCCTGCGATCCGAACGAACGTATCGGTAAGCTGCGCCAGGACCAGTTCGCGTTCGAAAAATTCAGCGTGCTGGATACCGTCATTATGGGACATGACGAGCTGTGGCAGGTGAAGCAGGAGCGCGACCGCATTTACGCGCTGCCCGAAATGAGCGAAGAGGATGGCTATAAAGTCGCCGATCTGGAAGTGCTGTATGGCGAAATGGATGGCTATACTGCGGAAGCGCGCGCCGGCGAACTGCTGATGGGCGTAGGCATTCCGATGGAGCAGCACTACGGCCCGATGAGCGAAGTGGCACCGGGCTGGAAGCTGCGTGTGCTGCTGGCGCAGGCGCTGTTCTCTAACCCCGATATTCTGCTGCTTGATGAACCGACCAACAACCTGGATATCGATACCATCCGCTGGCTGGAGCAGGTGCTGAACGAGCGCGACAGCACCATGATCATCATCTCGCACGACCGTCATTTCCTGAATATGGTCTGCACCCATATGGCCGACCTCGACTACGGCGAGCTGCGCATCTATCCGGGCAACTACGACGAATATATGACTGCCGCCACCCAGGCGCGTGAGCGTCTGCTGTCTGACAACGCCAAGAAAAAGGCGCAGATCGCTGAGCTGCAGTCGTTCGTCAGCCGCTTCAGCGCCAACGCCTCTAAGTCTCGTCAGGCGACTTCGCGCGCCAAACAGATTGATAAAATCAAGCTGGATGAAGTCAAAGCCTCCAGCCGTCAGAACCCGTTTATCCGCTTCGAGCAGGATAAGAAACTGTTCCGCAACGCGCTGGAAGTGGAAGCGCTGACCAAAGGCTTCGATAACGGCCCGCTGTTCCGCGATCTGAATATGTTGCTGGAAGTGGGCGAGAAGCTGGCAGTGCTGGGAACCAACGGCGTCGGTAAAACCACGCTGCTGAAAACCCTGGTGGGCGAGCTAATGCCGGAGAGCGGCAGCGTGAAGTGGTCGGAAAATACCCGCATCGGCTATTACGCCCAGGATCATGCGGAAGAGTTCGATAACGATCTCAGCGTCTTCGACTGGATGAGCCAGTGGAAGCAGGAAGGGGATGATGAGCAGGCGGTGCGCAGCATTCTTGGCCGTCTGCTGTTCAGCCAGGATGAGATCAAAAAGCCGGCGAAGGTGCTGTCGGGCGGTGAGAAAGGGCGCATGCTGTTCGGCAAGCTGATGATGCAGCGTCCCAACATTCTGATTATGGATGAGCCGACCAACCACCTGGATATGGAATCGATCGAATCGCTGAATATGGCGCTGGAAGCTTACCAGGGCACGCTGATCTTCGTGTCTCACGATCGCGAATTCGTCAGCTCGCTGGCGACGCGCGTAATGGAAATCACGCCGGAACGCGTTATCGATTTCAGCGGCAGCTACGAAGATTACCTGCGCAGCCGCGGCGTGCAATAA
- a CDS encoding sugar porter family MFS transporter, whose product MPKEQYLTLSSASGPNSSTRTEPFVKVIAVIATLGGLLFGYDTGVISGALLFMGDELHLTPFTTGLVTSSLLFGAAFGALLAGHFASAAGRKKIIMVLAVIFAIGAAGTALAPDVHWMVFFRVVLGVAVGGAAATVPVYIAEIAPANKRGQLVTLQELMIVSGQMLAYISNASFNAAWGGAETWRWMLAIATVPAVLLWFGMMFMPDTPRWYAMKGRLAEARRVLERTRAKEDVEWELTEIEETLQEQENLGKPRLRELKKPWLFRLFLIGIGVAVIQQLTGVNTIMYYAPTVLTNVGMSNSAALFATIANGAISVLMTFFGIWLLGKIGRRTMTMLGQFGCTACLFFIGLVSWLMPETLNGQPDMLRSYMVLLGMLMFLCFQQGALSPVTWLLLSEIFPTRLRGIFMGGAVFAMWIANFVISLMFPVMLATVGLAGAFFIFGAIGIGGAIFVLNCIPETRNRSLEQIEHYLRDWLSPDRETPPHPAALKQKAGQHGG is encoded by the coding sequence ATGCCAAAAGAACAATATCTTACGCTGAGCAGCGCTTCCGGACCCAATAGCAGCACGCGCACCGAGCCGTTCGTCAAGGTTATCGCAGTGATCGCCACCCTGGGCGGATTGCTGTTCGGTTACGACACCGGCGTTATTTCCGGCGCGCTGCTGTTTATGGGCGATGAGCTGCATTTGACGCCGTTCACCACCGGTCTGGTCACCAGTTCGCTGCTGTTCGGCGCCGCGTTCGGTGCGCTGCTGGCGGGCCATTTCGCCTCGGCGGCCGGGCGGAAGAAAATCATCATGGTGCTGGCGGTGATCTTCGCCATCGGCGCGGCGGGTACCGCGCTGGCGCCTGACGTTCACTGGATGGTTTTCTTCCGCGTGGTGCTGGGCGTGGCGGTCGGCGGCGCGGCGGCAACGGTGCCGGTCTATATCGCTGAAATCGCGCCGGCCAACAAGCGCGGCCAGCTGGTGACGCTGCAGGAGCTGATGATCGTCTCCGGGCAAATGCTTGCTTATATCTCCAACGCCTCGTTTAACGCGGCGTGGGGCGGAGCGGAGACCTGGCGCTGGATGCTGGCGATCGCCACCGTGCCGGCAGTGCTGCTCTGGTTCGGCATGATGTTTATGCCCGATACGCCGCGCTGGTATGCGATGAAGGGCCGCCTGGCGGAGGCGCGCCGCGTGCTGGAGCGCACCCGCGCCAAAGAGGATGTGGAGTGGGAGCTGACCGAGATCGAAGAGACGCTGCAAGAGCAGGAGAACCTGGGCAAGCCGCGCCTGCGCGAGCTGAAAAAACCCTGGCTGTTCCGCCTGTTTCTGATCGGCATCGGCGTGGCGGTGATCCAGCAGCTGACCGGCGTCAACACCATTATGTACTATGCGCCGACGGTGCTGACCAACGTCGGTATGAGCAACAGCGCTGCGCTGTTCGCCACCATCGCCAACGGCGCCATTTCGGTGTTGATGACCTTCTTCGGCATCTGGCTGCTGGGCAAAATCGGCCGTCGCACCATGACCATGCTCGGGCAGTTTGGCTGCACCGCCTGCCTGTTCTTTATCGGCCTGGTCAGCTGGCTAATGCCGGAAACCCTTAACGGCCAGCCCGATATGCTGCGCAGCTATATGGTGCTGCTGGGGATGCTGATGTTTCTCTGCTTCCAGCAGGGCGCGCTGTCGCCGGTAACCTGGCTGCTGCTGTCGGAAATCTTCCCGACGCGCCTGCGCGGCATCTTTATGGGCGGCGCGGTGTTCGCCATGTGGATCGCCAACTTCGTTATTTCGCTGATGTTCCCGGTGATGCTGGCGACGGTCGGGCTGGCGGGCGCCTTTTTTATCTTCGGCGCGATCGGCATCGGCGGCGCGATTTTTGTCCTCAACTGTATTCCGGAAACGCGTAACCGCAGCCTGGAGCAGATTGAACATTATCTGCGCGACTGGCTGTCGCCCGATCGCGAAACCCCGCCGCATCCGGCTGCGCTCAAGCAGAAAGCGGGGCAGCACGGCGGTTAA